In Lewinellaceae bacterium, a single window of DNA contains:
- a CDS encoding formylglycine-generating enzyme family protein has product MAELQYNIHRDFNSLEQQGLGGVHFFVERFGELYHFPEGSENPHFLFACHAALPVVLTPDLLYHIWIHFQDEKNRFPYEAVSDLLLSGLCREVRPQLFEMEASARDYFLKSLRRHPRFGPGREKELARFLLSYASSHYPQKHQRTIRESQRFAAIAYLDARQAAQEIIRSLNDSLNNRSEQRRLGSLIDALNIPLDDLPELVAYGRAVKSQFSGRGEEAVEQIAVMPISPDALVKGEVDIAGTTLMVSPELRRLIKERIGELEALRKESQSTARYFSKIHLLAHQNINKFQLFEGLFGWKEGHPLNYPVNIIEKEYMEDFDGRKGSIHQIVWQYDIDEVSAPWDNMLLTEGGLYVVAVQPESRGDEYYGYSKLFEALERIRFRVGAQPVIVAIVRNEENASIQIDKKKILEVHPNIERFIEIEPNSHNELYGLFREETLDKKSPLKNKAWERVAANFYGKYQATTTRQDFLKACEENRISSQEGFDLIFYLAESGRMIAPLSKLGGSGSKGLEAGSLLVNKPEVFLKELYSVFESQWINGTMSIGEWGGLIEYRAQLSTQQDDLILFLENFGLLYFDEKRNSIVIPSLVRKQSHEALFDVTTTTTTYLTYRFDRMPPDLLMYLHVCFGAAGWNIKDFGERGIGFEEEAYKMELLSGQEVLQVRLVVEDNLDEILVNVAGMIDVSLKRSYKSLSTSLDQRTIPPHATPAMAPVEGGTFTMGWLNEKRDGEGFGDEKPAHEVKVNHFSIGKYSVTFEEYDAFCESTSREKPKDAGWGRGRRAAIYVDWYDALEYCNWLSEIWGLEKVYEIGKGQKDPNNRSGSDDKKWLITVNESANGYRLPTEAEWEYAARGGQKSKGYLYAGSNELDEVGWYNGNAGSKTHPVGEKKPNELGLHDMSGNVYEWCWDWFAGDYYQSSPQDNPRGPGSGSYRVRRGGNWGFTARGCRVASRNDWGPAYRDYDVGFRLARSLEVDPSGPSYEPPVK; this is encoded by the coding sequence ATGGCGGAGCTGCAATACAACATCCACCGGGATTTCAATTCCCTCGAACAACAGGGCCTGGGCGGCGTCCATTTTTTTGTGGAGCGCTTTGGAGAACTGTATCATTTTCCCGAAGGAAGCGAGAACCCCCATTTTCTTTTTGCCTGCCACGCTGCATTGCCCGTTGTGCTCACGCCCGATCTGCTTTACCACATCTGGATTCATTTCCAGGATGAGAAAAACCGCTTCCCTTACGAGGCTGTCTCCGACCTCTTGCTTTCCGGCCTGTGCCGCGAGGTGCGCCCCCAACTCTTCGAGATGGAAGCTTCCGCAAGGGACTATTTTTTAAAATCCCTGCGCCGCCATCCCCGCTTTGGGCCCGGGAGGGAAAAGGAACTGGCCCGCTTTCTGCTATCTTACGCCTCCTCCCATTATCCGCAAAAGCATCAACGCACCATCCGGGAAAGCCAGCGGTTTGCGGCCATCGCGTACCTCGACGCCCGGCAAGCCGCTCAGGAGATCATCCGAAGCCTGAATGATTCCCTTAATAACCGGAGTGAGCAGCGGCGGCTCGGAAGCTTGATTGACGCCCTCAATATTCCGCTTGATGACCTGCCGGAACTGGTAGCCTACGGGCGGGCGGTTAAGTCTCAGTTTTCGGGCCGGGGAGAGGAAGCCGTGGAACAGATCGCCGTTATGCCGATTTCCCCCGATGCTTTAGTGAAGGGAGAAGTCGATATTGCAGGTACAACGCTCATGGTAAGCCCGGAGCTTAGGAGGCTGATCAAGGAAAGAATTGGAGAGTTGGAGGCTTTGAGGAAGGAATCTCAGTCCACAGCGCGTTACTTCTCCAAAATCCACCTCCTCGCCCATCAAAACATTAACAAATTTCAGCTTTTCGAAGGGCTTTTTGGCTGGAAAGAAGGCCACCCACTTAATTATCCGGTCAATATCATTGAGAAAGAATATATGGAAGACTTCGACGGCCGGAAAGGAAGTATTCATCAAATCGTCTGGCAATATGACATAGATGAGGTTTCAGCTCCTTGGGATAATATGCTGCTTACCGAAGGTGGGCTTTATGTTGTAGCCGTTCAGCCTGAATCGCGTGGAGATGAATATTATGGTTATAGTAAACTCTTCGAGGCCTTGGAGCGGATACGGTTCAGAGTGGGGGCACAGCCTGTTATCGTCGCAATCGTTCGAAACGAGGAGAATGCTTCCATTCAGATAGATAAGAAGAAAATATTGGAAGTACATCCTAATATTGAACGGTTTATTGAAATAGAACCTAATAGCCATAATGAACTTTATGGCTTATTCCGGGAGGAAACACTCGATAAAAAATCTCCTCTAAAAAACAAAGCATGGGAGCGTGTGGCGGCTAATTTTTACGGAAAATACCAAGCAACTACAACAAGACAAGACTTCTTAAAGGCTTGTGAAGAGAATAGAATTTCCAGCCAGGAAGGATTTGATCTTATTTTTTATCTGGCGGAATCGGGAAGAATGATAGCGCCCTTGAGCAAACTTGGAGGTAGCGGGTCAAAGGGGTTAGAGGCCGGAAGTTTGCTAGTTAATAAACCCGAGGTGTTTTTAAAGGAACTTTACTCAGTTTTCGAAAGTCAATGGATCAATGGAACAATGAGCATTGGGGAATGGGGGGGGCTCATTGAATATAGAGCTCAATTGAGTACTCAGCAAGATGACCTGATACTATTCCTGGAAAATTTCGGGCTACTTTATTTTGATGAAAAACGAAACAGCATTGTTATTCCTTCCCTGGTTAGAAAACAAAGCCATGAGGCATTATTCGATGTCACAACTACTACTACAACCTATCTAACTTATCGCTTTGATAGGATGCCACCGGATTTATTGATGTATTTACATGTATGTTTTGGAGCCGCAGGGTGGAATATAAAAGACTTCGGCGAAAGGGGAATTGGTTTCGAAGAAGAGGCATACAAAATGGAACTGCTGTCCGGACAGGAGGTTCTTCAGGTTCGACTTGTTGTGGAAGATAATTTAGATGAGATTTTGGTTAATGTGGCCGGAATGATTGATGTGAGCCTGAAAAGAAGCTATAAAAGCCTGTCTACATCCCTTGACCAACGCACCATCCCCCCCCACGCCACCCCCGCCATGGCCCCCGTCGAAGGCGGAACCTTCACCATGGGCTGGCTCAATGAAAAACGGGACGGCGAAGGCTTCGGTGATGAAAAGCCAGCCCATGAAGTTAAGGTGAACCACTTTTCCATAGGCAAATACTCCGTCACCTTCGAAGAATACGATGCCTTCTGCGAATCCACTAGCCGGGAGAAGCCCAAAGATGCAGGCTGGGGCCGCGGCCGCCGCGCCGCTATCTATGTCGATTGGTACGACGCCCTGGAATACTGCAACTGGCTCAGCGAGATATGGGGGTTGGAGAAGGTGTACGAGATAGGTAAGGGACAGAAAGACCCGAATAACAGAAGTGGAAGCGACGATAAAAAATGGTTGATCACAGTTAATGAAAGCGCCAACGGCTACCGCCTGCCCACCGAGGCGGAGTGGGAATACGCGGCGCGGGGCGGGCAAAAAAGCAAAGGCTATCTCTATGCCGGGAGCAATGAACTGGATGAAGTGGGATGGTATAACGGTAATGCAGGTTCCAAAACCCATCCGGTAGGGGAGAAGAAGCCCAACGAGTTAGGTCTGCACGATATGAGCGGAAATGTTTACGAATGGTGCTGGGATTGGTTCGCTGGCGATTATTACCAATCCTCCCCTCAGGATAATCCCCGAGGGCCTGGTTCGGGCTCTTACCGCGTGCGCCGCGGCGGCAACTGGGGCTTTACCGCGCGGGGCTGCCGCGTCGCCTCCCGCAACGACTGGGGCCCGGCCTACCGCGACTACGACGTCGGCTTCCGCCTGGCCCGCAGTTTGGAGGTGGACCCTTCCGGGCCTTCCTATGAGCCTCCGGTGAAATAG
- a CDS encoding MoxR family ATPase gives MAEILNHYQGEATPETIEFSDGTIILPYLPDPGLIEAVNLAIELRRPLLIMGEPGCGKTKLAQAVAYELNKDGLEAKEVKWKDIYFEWHVKSLSKAREGLYRFDYIERLQDAQLDKASSGETSKLRSEPEYIKRGPLGLAFEATNKTGGKVVVLIDEIDKADPDFPNDLLRELDEMKYTVEELDGEKYPDEKEKAANPKNKPIVIITSNDEKELPVAFLRRCLFYHIDFPEEDQLRRIVAAHFTKPEEDPSVLKAVETFMKTRKRMEAEKEERAKKPSTSELIDWCRILLFKTPKEIEKLLEGELPYRSILFKEQGDILRFSKAHLEE, from the coding sequence ATGGCTGAGATATTAAACCACTATCAGGGGGAGGCTACCCCCGAAACAATAGAATTTTCAGACGGGACGATCATCCTCCCTTATCTGCCGGACCCTGGCTTGATAGAAGCCGTCAACCTGGCTATCGAACTGCGCCGGCCTTTGCTGATCATGGGCGAGCCGGGATGCGGCAAAACGAAACTGGCGCAGGCTGTAGCTTATGAACTCAATAAAGACGGTTTGGAGGCCAAGGAAGTGAAATGGAAGGATATTTACTTCGAATGGCACGTCAAGTCGCTGAGCAAAGCTCGTGAAGGCCTGTACCGATTTGATTATATCGAGCGGCTGCAGGATGCACAACTGGATAAAGCCAGTAGTGGCGAAACCTCTAAACTCAGATCGGAACCGGAATATATTAAAAGGGGCCCGCTTGGCCTTGCCTTTGAAGCAACCAACAAAACCGGCGGAAAAGTAGTGGTGCTCATTGACGAAATCGACAAAGCTGACCCGGATTTCCCGAACGACTTGCTGCGGGAGCTCGATGAGATGAAGTATACCGTCGAAGAACTGGATGGGGAGAAATACCCCGATGAGAAAGAAAAGGCGGCAAATCCAAAAAACAAACCCATCGTCATCATCACCAGCAATGACGAGAAGGAGCTGCCGGTGGCTTTTCTGCGGCGTTGTTTGTTTTACCATATTGACTTTCCCGAGGAGGATCAATTGCGGCGCATCGTCGCCGCTCACTTCACCAAACCGGAAGAAGATCCCTCTGTCCTGAAAGCGGTGGAAACCTTTATGAAGACGCGCAAAAGGATGGAAGCCGAAAAGGAAGAGCGGGCGAAGAAACCCAGCACCAGCGAACTGATCGATTGGTGCCGGATATTGCTTTTCAAGACTCCAAAAGAGATCGAAAAACTACTGGAAGGCGAGCTGCCCTACCGTTCTATCTTATTTAAGGAACAAGGAGACATCCTTCGCTTCAGCAAAGCCCATTTGGAGGAATGA
- a CDS encoding zinc-dependent peptidase has translation MSTPALLLTLLLLAFLAWTAWYWFARRRRVRPLTAEQKAILEKQVAFYRRLSEADKERFEQGISQFLEEVTITGVETEVAEADRLLVAASAAIPLFGFPGWRYRNLNEVLLYPDNFDEDYQVKAAQRDIIGMVGSGAMNRMMILSQPALRESFAHPERRQNVGIHEFIHLLDKADGATDGMPEVLIPHEYVMPWLKLMQHEIEEIKGRDSDINPYGATNEAEFLSVAAEYFFSQPEKLERNHPELYEMMSRIFRQEP, from the coding sequence ATGTCCACCCCCGCCCTCCTCCTCACCCTTCTCCTCCTGGCTTTCCTCGCCTGGACGGCCTGGTACTGGTTTGCCCGCCGCCGCCGGGTGCGGCCATTGACGGCGGAGCAGAAAGCTATACTGGAAAAGCAGGTAGCCTTCTACCGGCGCCTGTCCGAAGCAGATAAAGAGCGTTTCGAGCAGGGCATTTCCCAATTTCTGGAGGAAGTAACCATCACCGGAGTGGAAACGGAGGTGGCGGAGGCCGACCGCCTCCTGGTAGCCGCCAGCGCGGCGATCCCCCTGTTCGGCTTCCCCGGCTGGCGCTACCGCAACCTCAACGAGGTGCTCCTCTACCCCGATAATTTCGACGAAGACTACCAGGTGAAAGCGGCGCAGCGCGACATCATCGGCATGGTGGGCAGCGGGGCGATGAACCGCATGATGATCCTCTCCCAGCCGGCCCTGCGCGAGAGCTTTGCCCATCCGGAGCGGCGGCAAAATGTGGGCATCCACGAGTTCATCCACCTGCTGGATAAGGCCGATGGCGCCACCGACGGCATGCCGGAGGTGCTCATCCCGCACGAATATGTGATGCCCTGGCTCAAACTGATGCAGCATGAGATCGAAGAGATCAAGGGCCGGGACTCAGACATCAACCCCTACGGCGCCACCAACGAGGCGGAGTTCCTCAGCGTGGCGGCGGAATATTTCTTTTCCCAGCCCGAAAAGCTGGAGCGCAACCATCCGGAGTTGTACGAGATGATGAGCCGGATTTTCCGGCAGGAACCGTGA
- a CDS encoding DnaJ domain-containing protein: MKIEKSAEVRRKEARIEELEEQLKRTRTTLKSLKTRLSNTQQRVEEIHREMFNKASRMQERLTKGLKNLEELTQKLRKDKRLSREDKELIEEIYRGVAGGMGGGMPDWEAQAAERAENQEEEAKFRDAFKEFRVEPPKEEQRDIRKLYLRLSKQFHPDRASNKKEAKQFHQFQQQVNEAYEKHDIQALLDMEQIFGETGDEPENGETATTDVLDHKISRLQNQLALLQQQQERLSEEIRQLRKSDMGQALTEVDSMERAGFSIEEGMGLQQLEPIVEILEAFEKALRDTDKKGKMSPLFEDIMGQMMLAINPLAAMMDEMMGEDEDFDDMFWDDFDDDEFYPNLDPEFPVGTYVRVAEEIKMDYFDVNNGAGSFSLKGLSGIVSAAMFDEEGEPVYNIALDTDSMKRLPRSIIVEEGADFNVLYYLEEDLLVEQKGKKKEPAKKVAQTYRTLLYQNAFSELPPEQDQRLQAILLANPAASDEANWLAYLEQHLHFPFGAFTHGLLSNWRRGRKVTILAYGGFAPEYGLIVQARIGRQTDFVPLAEFYGSPGSKEDQILEDYQEWHGVMF, from the coding sequence ATGAAAATTGAAAAGAGTGCGGAGGTGCGGCGGAAGGAAGCCCGGATCGAAGAGTTGGAAGAGCAACTCAAGCGCACGCGCACCACCCTGAAGAGCCTGAAAACGCGCCTGAGCAATACCCAGCAGCGGGTGGAGGAAATACACCGGGAAATGTTCAACAAAGCCTCCCGCATGCAGGAGCGGCTGACGAAGGGCCTGAAAAACCTGGAAGAGCTTACGCAAAAGCTCCGCAAGGACAAACGCCTCAGCCGGGAAGACAAGGAACTGATCGAAGAGATTTACCGGGGGGTGGCCGGAGGCATGGGGGGAGGTATGCCCGATTGGGAAGCACAGGCTGCGGAACGAGCTGAAAACCAGGAAGAAGAAGCCAAATTCCGCGACGCTTTCAAAGAATTTCGGGTGGAGCCGCCCAAAGAAGAACAACGCGACATCCGCAAGCTCTACCTGCGCCTTTCCAAGCAGTTTCACCCCGACCGGGCCAGCAACAAAAAGGAAGCCAAGCAGTTCCACCAATTTCAGCAACAGGTCAACGAAGCCTACGAAAAACACGATATTCAGGCCCTGCTCGACATGGAGCAGATTTTTGGCGAAACGGGCGACGAGCCGGAGAATGGAGAAACCGCCACAACCGACGTGCTGGACCACAAGATCAGCCGCCTGCAAAATCAGCTGGCCCTGCTGCAGCAACAGCAGGAACGGCTGAGCGAGGAAATCCGGCAACTGCGAAAGAGCGATATGGGCCAGGCGCTCACCGAGGTGGACAGCATGGAGCGGGCCGGATTTTCCATCGAGGAGGGCATGGGCCTGCAGCAACTGGAGCCCATCGTGGAGATTCTGGAGGCTTTCGAAAAAGCGCTGCGCGATACAGACAAAAAGGGCAAAATGTCGCCCCTGTTCGAAGACATCATGGGGCAGATGATGCTCGCCATCAACCCTCTGGCCGCGATGATGGATGAGATGATGGGGGAGGATGAGGATTTTGACGATATGTTTTGGGACGACTTTGACGATGACGAATTCTATCCCAACCTCGACCCCGAGTTCCCGGTGGGAACCTATGTGCGCGTCGCAGAGGAAATAAAGATGGATTACTTCGATGTGAACAACGGAGCAGGCTCCTTTTCCCTAAAGGGGCTTAGCGGCATCGTCTCCGCCGCTATGTTTGATGAGGAAGGGGAACCCGTTTATAATATCGCCCTGGATACCGACTCCATGAAGCGGTTGCCCCGCTCCATAATTGTGGAGGAAGGCGCGGATTTTAATGTCCTTTACTACCTGGAAGAGGATCTCCTGGTGGAACAAAAAGGCAAGAAAAAGGAGCCCGCGAAAAAGGTGGCCCAAACCTACCGAACCCTGCTGTATCAAAATGCCTTTTCCGAGCTGCCCCCGGAGCAGGATCAGCGCCTGCAGGCCATCCTGCTGGCCAACCCCGCCGCGAGCGACGAGGCCAACTGGCTGGCTTACCTGGAACAACACCTGCATTTCCCCTTTGGAGCATTCACTCACGGCCTGCTCAGCAACTGGCGCCGCGGAAGGAAAGTCACCATCCTGGCTTACGGCGGCTTCGCCCCGGAGTACGGCCTCATCGTGCAGGCCCGGATCGGCCGGCAGACGGACTTTGTGCCGCTGGCAGAATTCTACGGCTCGCCCGGCAGCAAAGAGGATCAGATACTGGAGGATTATCAGGAGTGGCATGGGGTGATGTTTTAG
- a CDS encoding SET domain-containing protein-lysine N-methyltransferase — translation MQRIDSLYIAPSPLGGRGVFTAAPIAEGALIEVCPVIVLPGDDRLHIDETGLYNYYFIWGEADELCAIALGYGSLYNHSFEPNAEYHAELAGQELDFYALRDIGAGEEITVNYNGDPNNQEKLWFNTRQLNRWPDENA, via the coding sequence ATGCAACGCATCGACTCCCTCTACATTGCCCCCAGCCCGCTCGGCGGCCGGGGCGTTTTCACGGCGGCGCCCATTGCCGAAGGCGCGCTGATCGAAGTCTGCCCGGTTATTGTGCTTCCCGGCGATGACCGGCTGCATATTGACGAGACCGGCCTGTACAACTATTACTTCATCTGGGGCGAAGCGGACGAACTATGCGCTATTGCCCTGGGGTACGGCTCCTTGTACAACCACTCTTTCGAACCCAATGCCGAGTACCACGCTGAACTGGCAGGGCAGGAACTGGACTTCTACGCCCTGCGCGATATTGGAGCCGGAGAGGAGATCACCGTCAATTACAATGGAGACCCGAACAACCAGGAAAAGCTGTGGTTCAACACCCGGCAACTGAACCGGTGGCCGGATGAAAATGCCTGA